GGACGAACGCGCCGTACTCCTTGAAGTTCGCGCGGAGGACCCCCCAGAGACGGCTCCACGCGGAGAGGACGTTGCGGTCTTCGCGGAGCATGATGGGGACGACGAACGCGCGCGTGAACCCGTCGACGACCGCGGCGAGGATGCCGACGACGGCGGCCACCGGGAGGAGGAGGATAACGAAGAGCACGCCGAAGACGCCGGCGAGGAGCGGGGCGAGTGCGAGGAGGAACGCGCCGATGACGACGAAGGCGACGGCGAGCGAGAACAAGAAGAGTTGGAAGCCCTTCCACCAGTGTTCGCGGAGGTTCCGGCGGATGGCGACGCGGCCGGTGGCGAGCGCGTCGACGAACGCGAACTGGAGGATGGAGCCGGCGATCCAGAGGAGGAGGCCGATGAGAACGGCGAGCGCGAGGAGGGCGACGGCGAACGCGACGAGGTCCGATTGGGCAAAGCCAAACGTGGGGAAGTCGCCGGGCGTGCCGGTCGGCGAGGAGGGGTTGGTGGGCGTGCCGCCGTTGAACTGGAAGCTACTACTCGGCGCGGAGACGCCGCCGGTGAGGAGGGCGATGACCGCGAGGCGGAACCACTGCGGGAGGTCGAGGTCCGTGAGGAAGGCCTTCGTGGCGTGGAAGGCGTCCGTCACGTCTTCGGTCGCGTACAGGGACATACGCTCTTGTTCTGGAGCTGATGTGATAGGCGTTGTGCCGTCGAATCGGACCGAAGGGTTCCTACTCCTCGCCGCCGAGACGCGAACTATGAGTCTCTTGGAGGACGCGCGCGGCGTGCTGGCGGAAGCCCCCGTCTGTGACGCCTGCGTCGGGCGGTGTTTCGCGGAGCGGAGTTTCGGGCTCACGAACGCGGCGCGCGGGCGCGCGCTCCGGACGGCGGTCGCGCTCGACGACGACGAGCCCTACGAGCCAGTGGACGCGAGCGAGTGCTGGGTCTGCGAGGGGTTGAGCGGGCGGTTCGACGCGTGGAGCGAGCGGATCGCGGACGCCCTCGTCGACGTCGAGTTCGCCACCTACCAGGTGGGGACGCAGACCCCGCCGCTCGTCGAGGAGAACGAAGTCCTCCTGCGCGAGGCCGCGGGCCTCGACGAGGACGCCGGCGAGCTGTTCAAATCCGAGTGCAACAGAGAAGTGGGGAAGCGCGTCGGCCGGCTGACGGAGACGGAGGTGGACTTCGGTCGGCCGGACGTCCTCGTCGTCCTCGACGCCGAAACCGACGATTTAGATGTTCAGATTAATCCGGCGTTCGTCTACGGCCGGTATCGAAAGCTGAGCCGGGAGATTCCGCAGACGGAGTGGCCGTGCCGGGAGTGTGGGGGTTCCGGGACTCGCGCGGGCGAGCCGTGCATCCACTGCGACGGCTCGGGCTACATGTACCCCGAGTCGGTCGAGCAGCTCACCACGCCACCCGTCCGGGAGGCGATGCAGGGCGACGAGGCGAAATTCCACGGCGCGGGGCGAGAGGACATCGACGCGCTCATGCTGGGGACGGGCCGGCCGTTCGTCATCGAGGTGAAACACCCCCGGAAGCGCTTCCCGGACGTCGAAGCCTTAGAGGGCGAGATAAACGCGTTCGCGGGCGAGAAAGTCGAAGTCGAAGGCCTCCGCCTGGCGACCTACGACATGGTGGAGCGCGTGAAGGAACTCGACGCGTCGAAGACCTACCGCGCGCGCGTCGAGTTCGACGAACCCGTGGACGACGCGGCCCTTCAGGAAGCGCTCGACGAACTCCGCGGCGCGACCGTCCACCAGGACACGCCGGAGCGCGTCGACCACCGACGCGCCGCGAAGACCCGAACGCGCGAGGTCTACGACATCTCCGGCGAGCTCACCGACGAGACGCACGCCACCATCGAGGTCCACGGCGAGGGCGGCCTCTACATCAAGGAGCTCGTCTCCAGCGACAACGGCCGCACTGAGCCGAGCGTCTCCGGGCTCGTCGGCGTCCACGGCTACGTCACCGAACTCGACGTCGTCTCCGTCGAGGGCGAGGACGAGGCCTTCGAGGACCCCGCGTTCTTCCTCGACGAGTGATGCGTTTCGGCGTCGACGAAGCCGGGAAGGGACCCGTCCTGGGGTCGATGTTCGCCGCGTGCGTCGCCGCCGACCCGGCCGACCTGCCCGACGGCGTCGCGGACTCGAAGACGCTCACGCCCGCCCGCCGCGAGGAACTCGACGCGCACATCCGGGACGTCGGCCGCGTCGGCGTCGCCGAAATCTCCAGCGAGCGCATCGACGCGCCCGACACCGACATGAACTCGCTCACCGTGGCCGCTCACGCGCGAGCCATCGCGGCGGCGTTCGAGGACGCGTCGCTCGACGACCCACCCGCGGGCCTCTGCGACGCCGGCGACGTCGACGAGGACCGCTTCGCTCGACGCGTCGCCTCCCGCGTCTCTTTCACTATCACCCTCACTGCGCGCCACCGCGCGGACGAAGACGACGCCCTCGTCGCCGCCGCGAGCGTCGTCGCCAAAGTCGCCCGCGACGCGCACGTCGACGCCCTCGCCGCCCGCTACGGCGACGTCGGGAGCGGCTACCCCAGCGACCCGACCACCCGCGCGTTCCTCGCCGAGCACGTCGAACGCCACGGCGACCTCCCGGACTGCGCGCGGCGCTCCTGGAGCACGTGCGACGACGTGCTCGCCGCCGCCGAACAGTCCAGTCTCGACGCCTTTTGAGTCGCCGTCAGCGAGTGCGGTTAAGTTCTCTCGGCTCCTGGTACGCGTAGAGCCCTGCCGATGAGCCAGCCACTCGGAGTGTCCGCGGACGCCCTCACCGACCTCGTGTTCACCGTCGACGGCGACGGCCGCCTCGTCGACTGGAACGACGCGACAGCCACCGTCACCGGCTACGACGCGGACGCGCTCGCGGCGCGACACGCCACCGACCTCGTCGCCGACACCGACGGCGACGTCGCCGCGGCGCTCGACCGACGCCGCGGTGCCGTCGAAACGACGCTCCGGACCGCCGAGGGCGAACACCTCCCCTACGAGTTCCGAATCGACCCCGCCGGTGACGCCGCGGCCGCGGTCGTCGTCGGCCGCGACGCGAGCGGCCGGCCGAGCCGCGACGTCTTCGACCGCATGACGGACGCCTTCCTCATCGTCGACCGACACTGGCGGATCACCTACGCGAACGACCTCGCGGCGTCGCTCCTCGACACCGTCGAAGCCGACGACACGGACGTCGAGGGGAGCCACCTCTTCGACGACGTCCCGAGCCTCGAAGGCACCGTCTTCGGGCGTCGCTACCGCGAAGCCATGGAGACGCAGGAACCCGCCGCCTTCGAGGAGTTCTACGAACCGCTCGACGCCTGGTTCGACGTCCGCGTCTACCCCACCGACTCCGGAATCTCCATCTACGTACGGGACGTCACGGACCGCCACGAGCAACGCGACGCCATCGAGAACCGAGAACGCGTCCTCCGCGAGATGTACGAGATAATCTCCTCTCGCGACCGCTCGTTCACCGAACAGGTCGAAGCCCTGCTGGCGCTCGGCCGCGACGAACTCGACGTCTCCTACGGGACGCTCTCGCGTATCGACGGCGAAGACTACCACTTCGAAGTCGTCGACGGCGCGGGCGACCTCGTCGAAGCCGGGGACGTCGTTTCGCTCTCCGCGACGAACTGTGAGCGCACCGCGAGCACACAACGCACCCTCGTCATCGGCGACCTCCCCCGGGACGCTCCCGACCTCGTCGAGCGCGCCGGCTACACGCAGATGAACATCGCGTGCTATCTCGGCGCGCCGATTTTCGTCGGCGACGACGTCTACGGGACGTTCTGCTTCTACGACACGCAGCCCCGGACCGAATCGTTCTCCGACTGGGAGGTGACGCTCGTCGACCTGATGAGCCGCTGGGTCAGCTACGGCATCGAGCGCGAGCAGACCAGCGAACGCCTGGCGCGCCAGAACGAACGCCTCGACCGGTTCGCGTCCGTCCTCTCACACGACATCCGGAACCCGCTGAACATCGCTATCGGGAACGTCGAACTCGCCCGCGAGACCGGTGACGACGACGCGCTCGAGAGCGCGCGGAGCGCCCTCGACCGCATCGAGACGCTCGTCGACGACCTCCTCTCGCTCTCCCGCGCCGGCGTCTCCGTCGACGACCTCGAACCCGTCCGACTCGACGCCGCCGCCCGCCGCGCCTGGGAACACGTCGACACGCGAAACGCCACGCTCACCGTCGAAACCGACCGCGCCATCGTCGTCGACGAATCCCGGCTCACACAGCTCCTCGAGAACCTCTTCCGGAACTCGGTCGAACACGGTTCTCCCGGCCCTCCCTCGCAGGCTCGCGGGGACGCCGTGGAGCATGGCTCCACCGGCTCTCGTTCGCGGGCTCACGAGAACTCGGTCGAACACGGCGGCAGCGACGTCACGGTGACCGTCGGCGACCTCGACGGAGGGCCCGACGACGAACGCGAACACGTGGGTACCTCGCCGTCTGACGATCCGGCTCGTACCGATACCTCGTCGTCTGGCGACCCGACTCGTACCGGGTTCTATGTCGCTGACGACGGCCCCGGCATCCCGGAGGGAGAACGCGATCAGGTCTTCGAACGCGGGTTCACGACGGCGGACGACGGCACGGGGTTCGGTCTCGCCATCGTGGAGGAGGTCGCGGCCGCACACGACTGGACCGTCACCGTCACCGAGAGCGAATCCGGCGGCGCGCGCTTCGAGTTCGCGAACGTCGAGTGGGCGGCAGCATCCGAGTGACCGCGCCCGCCGTGTCCTGCAACGCTTTTGCCGCGCGAGCGCGACTCCCCGAACGATGGGGAGCGACCGCCTAACCGACCCGGAGCCCGCGGCCGCCGTCGACCTCGTCGGCGACGCCTTCCGGGACAACGCGATGTTCACGATCGAGGCCGACTGCGAGGTCGAGTACGACGGCCGGACGAGCGGCTACCTCGGCCCCGGCGAACGCCTCCTCGTCGGGAAGGGCGACGGCACCTTCCTCGTCCACCAGCCCACCGGCCACAAGCCCGTGAACTGGATGCCGGGCGGCGGCACCATCTCCGCCAGCGTCTCCGACGGCGACCTGGTCGTCGTCGCGCGCCGCGTCAACCCCCGCGAGCGCGTCGAAGTCCGCGCTACCGACGTCCACGGCATCACGCGCTTCGACGCCCACGACGCCGCCGAATACCGAGAGTCCGGAACTGAGGCCGAGATGCACCAGTACATCGAAGCCCACCCCGACGAACTCGAAACCGGTCTCCGCATCGTCGAACACGAACGCGAGACGAAGTACGGCTTCATCGACTTCTTCGCCACCGACGCCGACGGAACGCCCGTCGTCGTCGAAGTGAAACGCGTCCAGGCCACCCTGAACCACTTCGACCAGCTGAAACGCTACGTCTCCCTCTACGAGGAGACGAACAGCGAGGTGCGTGGAATGCTCGTCGCGCCCGCCGCGTCCGACCGAGTGAAACGCGCGCTCCGCGACGCCGACCTCGAATTCGTCCGCCTCGCCGAATTCGAAACCGAAGCCGCCCCCACAAAGGCCACCCTCAGCGACTTCTAACTCCCTCTCACAGCTTCCGCTGTGGCACTCGGCCCGCGCCCTCTAACTCCAAGAGGCGGCGTTTCAACTCGACGCCGCCCTCCCCCGAGTACCCACCGAGGCCGTCCGCGGCGACGACGCGGTGGCAGGGCACGACCGGCGGCACCGGGTTCTTCCCGCACGCCTGCCCCACCGCGACCGCCGCGCTATCGAGCTCCGCGGCGACCTCGCCGTACGTCATCGTCTCCCCGTACGGAATCGACGTCATCACCCGCATCACGTCGCCGACGAACCCCTCGGGGTAGTCGACTGTCAGGTCGAATACCTCGCGCTCCCCGTCGAGGTACGCGCGGACTTCGCTTCGCACGTCGCGCCCGGACTCTTCGACCCGCGACTCGTCGAGGCTGAGCGGATACCCGAACGCGTCGAACTCCATACCCGGAGGAGGCGACGCGCGGGCATGAAGCTAGCCACTCGACGACGAGACCGCGAAAAAGCCGCGTGGTCGGCGTGTCGCTACTGCTCCTCGTCCGTGAGGAGGTAGCGGAGGATGTCACCGTAGGCCGGGCGGGTGAGGAAGACCCCGATGAGGACGCCGACGATGGTGACGATGGCGAACCCGCGGAGGTCGCCGAGCGAGAGCACGGCGAGCGGGCTCATCGCGATGATGGTCGTCGCCGCCGCGCCGCCGATGATCCAGAGCGCCTTCCGGAAGCGACTCTGGAAGATGCGGGCGGACGACACCTTCTCCGCCATCACTTCGTCGGCGATGATGACCAGGTCGTCCACCCCCGTCCCGATGACGGCGATGAACCCGGCGATGTGTGAGAGGTTGAGCGCGAGGCCCGTGCTCGCGGAGAACCCGAGGAGGATGAAGACCTCGCTCAGCGCCGTCGCGAGCATCGGGAGCGCGATCTCCTTCCGGCCGTACCGGAGGAAGATGACGACGCTCACGGCGAGCGCCGCGAACAGCCCCGTGACGAGTGAGAGCGGCTTGAAGGAGGACGCCCGGCTCGGCGCGACGTAGAGCACGTCACCCTGGTCGAGGTCGAGCGTCGCGGGGAGCGCGCCCGCGCGGAGGTTGATCTGGAGCTGGCGCGCCTCGCTCATGTTATTCGCCGTGATGATGAACTCGGGGTTCTTCACGAAGTCGCCGTTCGCGAAGGACCGCCCGAGGTCCTCGTCCACGCTCGCCGAGTAGACGACGTTCCCGTCGAGGACGGTGAGGAGACAGTAGTCGGTGTCGTTCCCCACGCCGAACGTACAGGCCGGGTCGCCCGGGCCCGAAGACGTCCCCTCCTCGGTCGTGAAGCCGTACTGCTTCATGTCGTCGGTGAACCGCTCTGCGGACTGCTCGGTGAGCACGACCCGGACGTACGGTCGGCCGTTCTGATTCGTCTGCGGCGTCCCGATGTTCGTGAAGTCACCCTGACTCAGGACGGTCGTGTTCGTCTGACTCCCGTCCTGCGGGTAGTGTGCGACCATCCGGACGACACCGCGGTTCTCCACGATGCTGCGGACGCGCGTCGTGTTCGCGCCCGGCACTTCGATGACGACGTAGTGGCGGTCGCCGGACTGGACCTGCGTCACGCTCGTTCCGCCGAACCCGGTCGCGTCGAGCTTCGACTGGATGGTGTTCACGATGGTCTCGCGCGTCGGCGCGGTCACGCCGGGACGAACCGTCTCCGGCTGGAGGCCCTCGGCTTCGACCGCCTGCCGGAAGGCCGCCTCCGTCACGTTCCCGCTGTGCACCTCGACCGTGCCGAGAGCGGGGCGCGCCTGCACGTCGACGGTCTCGACGCCGAGGTTCGCCGCGACGCCCTGCTCGATGGCCGTCTGGTCGTCGACGGTGACGTTCACGCCTTCGGCCGTGAGGCCTTCGACGGGCGCGCGGATGCGCGTCCCGCCGTCGAGCTGGAGGCCGTAGTTGAGGTTCGTCGGCCCCGACGCGGTCGCGTTCCCGGTCGAATCTCCCGTGCCGCCGCCGATGGGGGCGGCCCCCGGGACGAAGAGCGCGACGCCGCTCAAGACGATGAGGATGCAGAGCGCGACGACCCGCCAGTTCTGACGGACGTTCATCGCGCCACCCCCTCGTACTTGTACCAGCGAAGGAGGCTGAGGTTGAGCATGTAGGTGTTCACGAGGTCAGTCGCGAGCCCGAAGACGAGGATGATCCCGATGGACGCCATCAGGTCGATGCCGAAGAGGTAGGCGACGACGGCCATCACGGCCATCGCACAGAGCGACGTCACCGTCATCGTCACACCGGTCTTCATCGCGCGGTCGACGGATTCGTAGAACCCGCCGCTCCGCCTGAGTACGTGGTTCGTCAGGAGGATGTCCGAGTCGACGGAGTAACCGATGAGCATCAAGAGCGCGGCGACCGTGCCGAGCGAGAGCTTGATGCCGAAGACGTTCATCAGCGCCATCGGCACGAGGATGTCGCCGAGCGCGGAGACGACGACCGCGCCGCTCGGCACGAGCGTGCGGAAGAGCGCGAACACGACGATGGCCATCCCGGCGAACGCGACGCCGAGCCCGAACACCGCGGTCTGCTGCGCGCTCGCCCCGAAGGAGGGCGAGACGGACTGCTTCGAGAGGACGTTCTCAGCGCCGAACGCCGCGTTCGCTGACTGCGTGAGCTGTTCGAGGTTCGTCGACTGGAACGTCACGATGTACGTGTCGGCCTGCGAGCGCACCGGCTGGATGCTCGTGATCTCCGCGGAGAACGCCTGCTGAATCGCGGGTTGTCCGCCCGCGGCTTGCACCGTGATCTCTGTACCTCCGGTGAACTCGAAGCCGGGCGTCACGGGATGGCCGAACACGACGGTCCACGCGACGAGAACCACCAACGCGAGAGCGATGAGCGCCAACGGGACGCTCGCTAGCTGGCGGTTCGAGTACCGGCTGAAGTCCACCTCCGGTATCTCGAACGAGGGCATATACGCACAACCTCCAACTGCGCGGCGGATAAGGTTTCTTATCTTCCATCTCGCGGCGCTCACTCCCCGGTTCTCGTCGTCGCCCGCGGGCTCGTCCCCCGCCGTCGTCGACCCGTTTCACGGCCGTCGTCGGACTGTCTCCGCGCGCGAACGCGGGTTCGTTTGGAAGAGCGCTTTTACGTGCGCAGCGGTTACCAGTGGGTGATGAACGCGAACACGCCGTACGCGGGACCGCAGGGGGCGGGAATTACCGGCGACGACCTGTCGGCGGGTCAGCGCCGGTCGCTTCGGACGTCCGTCTCCCGTATCGCGGCACGGACGCGCGACTTCCTCCCCGACGAGTTCGTCGTCGGCTCGGAGGTCCGGGACGGCCGCGACGGCCTCCAGGTAACCGTCGCCGTCCGCCCGCCCGTCGGCAACCCCGTCAGCGCCGGCTTCCGCCCGGACTTCGACGCCGACGCCGACGACCTCATCCCCGCCGACGAACGCGACGAAGTCGCCCGCGGCCTCGCCGCCAGCGCCGCGCTCCAAGTGAAACAGGTCATGACCTCCGATAAGTACACGCCGACCGCCCGCTGACCCCGGCCTCCCGTTCTCGCGTTTTCCGCGCCTCACGACTGTAGCGACGGCTTCGTCAGTCGCGCTCCGTCGGCTCGCCGTCAGTGTCAGTGTTCCGGCGGCCGAGACCGGCCCGCGCGCGGCGGCCGCGGCGGGTCACCGAACAGCGCGTACCCGACAGCGAGCGCGCTCGCCGCCGCCCCCAGCGCCAGCCACGGCCCGCTCCCCAGCGCCGCGCGACACCACGCGCCCACGCCGAGGAACACCGGGACGAGCGCCAGCACGATATCGTACCGGCTCGCCCCCACGACTCGCTCGACGGACGATACGGCGTTTCCACTGGTGGACTCGTCCTCGCTCATCACCAGCTAATACGGACGCCGAGATTGTAAAACTTATTCTGCGACGGCGAAAGAATCCCTGCGCGCCTCTATGCTCGTCCGAGGGATACGGTCGAACTGTCTACTTCCCCCAGAAGGGGTCGCGTTTCCGGTGGGTTTCGAGGAACATGTGGAGGGCTTCGCGTTCGTCCATCGGAATCTCCTCTAAGAGTTCTTGTTCGAGGACTTTCGCGTGTTTCTCGGGGAGGTCGACCCAGAGTTCGTCGCCTTCGTCGACGTCGCGCCCGATAGTGGGGCCGTCGATGCTGACGGAGACGCGTTCGCCGGCGCGGACTTCGTCGACGTCCTCGCCCTGGTCCTGAATACCCTTTACCGTTCCAACACGGCGGATGTCGTTCCCTTCGAAGACGCCGACGGGCGTGTTGCGTTTGAGGGTGCCGGAGAGGACTTCGACGCCGACGACGGCGGGGTCGTTCTGTCGGAAGACGTGGTCTTGGAGGATCTGGAAGCGCGCGGGCCGCATGATGTTGTCGAAGACGGCTTCGCGCTGTTCGCGCTCGCGCTCCTCGACGAACGTGTCGTAGTCGTCGACGAGCTGGTAGATGACGTCGTTCGTGAAGAGGTGGACGCCCTTCTCCTCGGCGCGCTGCTCGGCGTCCGGGTAGACGTCGACGTTGAACCCGAGAATCGCGCGGTGCGACTCGTCGTTCACCGTCGTCGCGACCGCGATGTCGCGCGGCGCGATGTCACCGACTTCCGCGCGCATCACGGGAATCTCGGCCGCTTCGAGCGCGTTCGCCATCGCTTCGAGGCTCCCGAGCGTGTCCGCCTTCACGACCACGCCCTCCTCTTCGGTCTCGACCTGCGCGGACGCGAGTTCGGCTTCGACCTCTTCGATGACGTCGTCGACGTCGCGGTCACCGACGACGCGCACGGGCGCGCCGGCCATCGCGTCGTCGAGGTCCGGCGCGGCGATTTTCACGCCGCTCGCCGCGCGGAGCTCGTCTACCTGCTCGAAGCGTTTCTCCGCGCGCATCTCCGCGAGCGCCTTCGGCTTCAAGAGCGCGCGCACCTCCGTCACGATGGTGTCGTTCCCGCCGCCGACGACGACGGTGTCGCCCGGCCGAATCGTCCCGTCGTAGAGGATGACGTCGATGGTCGTCCCGTACCCCTGCTCCTCTTTCACTTCGAGGACGGTGCCCGCGCCCGGCCCGGCGAGGTTGATCTCCATGTCCTCCTTCATGTAGCGCTGCGCGAGCCCCATCAGGACCGTGAGGAG
This sequence is a window from Halocalculus aciditolerans. Protein-coding genes within it:
- a CDS encoding DUF7544 domain-containing protein, which gives rise to MSLYATEDVTDAFHATKAFLTDLDLPQWFRLAVIALLTGGVSAPSSSFQFNGGTPTNPSSPTGTPGDFPTFGFAQSDLVAFAVALLALAVLIGLLLWIAGSILQFAFVDALATGRVAIRRNLREHWWKGFQLFLFSLAVAFVVIGAFLLALAPLLAGVFGVLFVILLLPVAAVVGILAAVVDGFTRAFVVPIMLREDRNVLSAWSRLWGVLRANFKEYGAFVLLNLALTIGAGIVTGIGAILVAIVVAIPIGIVFGLPFVLAGASGTLAWAWLAIGLLVGGLAFLLGIGLVNVPVQSYLRYYALFLLGDTDADLDLIPDRRAAARDSEEPSEAGGSETAEE
- a CDS encoding tRNA pseudouridine(54/55) synthase Pus10 produces the protein MSLLEDARGVLAEAPVCDACVGRCFAERSFGLTNAARGRALRTAVALDDDEPYEPVDASECWVCEGLSGRFDAWSERIADALVDVEFATYQVGTQTPPLVEENEVLLREAAGLDEDAGELFKSECNREVGKRVGRLTETEVDFGRPDVLVVLDAETDDLDVQINPAFVYGRYRKLSREIPQTEWPCRECGGSGTRAGEPCIHCDGSGYMYPESVEQLTTPPVREAMQGDEAKFHGAGREDIDALMLGTGRPFVIEVKHPRKRFPDVEALEGEINAFAGEKVEVEGLRLATYDMVERVKELDASKTYRARVEFDEPVDDAALQEALDELRGATVHQDTPERVDHRRAAKTRTREVYDISGELTDETHATIEVHGEGGLYIKELVSSDNGRTEPSVSGLVGVHGYVTELDVVSVEGEDEAFEDPAFFLDE
- the rnhB gene encoding ribonuclease HII; its protein translation is MMRFGVDEAGKGPVLGSMFAACVAADPADLPDGVADSKTLTPARREELDAHIRDVGRVGVAEISSERIDAPDTDMNSLTVAAHARAIAAAFEDASLDDPPAGLCDAGDVDEDRFARRVASRVSFTITLTARHRADEDDALVAAASVVAKVARDAHVDALAARYGDVGSGYPSDPTTRAFLAEHVERHGDLPDCARRSWSTCDDVLAAAEQSSLDAF
- a CDS encoding ATP-binding protein gives rise to the protein MSQPLGVSADALTDLVFTVDGDGRLVDWNDATATVTGYDADALAARHATDLVADTDGDVAAALDRRRGAVETTLRTAEGEHLPYEFRIDPAGDAAAAVVVGRDASGRPSRDVFDRMTDAFLIVDRHWRITYANDLAASLLDTVEADDTDVEGSHLFDDVPSLEGTVFGRRYREAMETQEPAAFEEFYEPLDAWFDVRVYPTDSGISIYVRDVTDRHEQRDAIENRERVLREMYEIISSRDRSFTEQVEALLALGRDELDVSYGTLSRIDGEDYHFEVVDGAGDLVEAGDVVSLSATNCERTASTQRTLVIGDLPRDAPDLVERAGYTQMNIACYLGAPIFVGDDVYGTFCFYDTQPRTESFSDWEVTLVDLMSRWVSYGIEREQTSERLARQNERLDRFASVLSHDIRNPLNIAIGNVELARETGDDDALESARSALDRIETLVDDLLSLSRAGVSVDDLEPVRLDAAARRAWEHVDTRNATLTVETDRAIVVDESRLTQLLENLFRNSVEHGSPGPPSQARGDAVEHGSTGSRSRAHENSVEHGGSDVTVTVGDLDGGPDDEREHVGTSPSDDPARTDTSSSGDPTRTGFYVADDGPGIPEGERDQVFERGFTTADDGTGFGLAIVEEVAAAHDWTVTVTESESGGARFEFANVEWAAASE
- the nucS gene encoding endonuclease NucS is translated as MGSDRLTDPEPAAAVDLVGDAFRDNAMFTIEADCEVEYDGRTSGYLGPGERLLVGKGDGTFLVHQPTGHKPVNWMPGGGTISASVSDGDLVVVARRVNPRERVEVRATDVHGITRFDAHDAAEYRESGTEAEMHQYIEAHPDELETGLRIVEHERETKYGFIDFFATDADGTPVVVEVKRVQATLNHFDQLKRYVSLYEETNSEVRGMLVAPAASDRVKRALRDADLEFVRLAEFETEAAPTKATLSDF
- a CDS encoding methylated-DNA--[protein]-cysteine S-methyltransferase; the encoded protein is MEFDAFGYPLSLDESRVEESGRDVRSEVRAYLDGEREVFDLTVDYPEGFVGDVMRVMTSIPYGETMTYGEVAAELDSAAVAVGQACGKNPVPPVVPCHRVVAADGLGGYSGEGGVELKRRLLELEGAGRVPQRKL
- a CDS encoding preprotein translocase subunit SecD, which encodes MNVRQNWRVVALCILIVLSGVALFVPGAAPIGGGTGDSTGNATASGPTNLNYGLQLDGGTRIRAPVEGLTAEGVNVTVDDQTAIEQGVAANLGVETVDVQARPALGTVEVHSGNVTEAAFRQAVEAEGLQPETVRPGVTAPTRETIVNTIQSKLDATGFGGTSVTQVQSGDRHYVVIEVPGANTTRVRSIVENRGVVRMVAHYPQDGSQTNTTVLSQGDFTNIGTPQTNQNGRPYVRVVLTEQSAERFTDDMKQYGFTTEEGTSSGPGDPACTFGVGNDTDYCLLTVLDGNVVYSASVDEDLGRSFANGDFVKNPEFIITANNMSEARQLQINLRAGALPATLDLDQGDVLYVAPSRASSFKPLSLVTGLFAALAVSVVIFLRYGRKEIALPMLATALSEVFILLGFSASTGLALNLSHIAGFIAVIGTGVDDLVIIADEVMAEKVSSARIFQSRFRKALWIIGGAAATTIIAMSPLAVLSLGDLRGFAIVTIVGVLIGVFLTRPAYGDILRYLLTDEEQ
- the secF gene encoding protein translocase subunit SecF, with the protein product MPSFEIPEVDFSRYSNRQLASVPLALIALALVVLVAWTVVFGHPVTPGFEFTGGTEITVQAAGGQPAIQQAFSAEITSIQPVRSQADTYIVTFQSTNLEQLTQSANAAFGAENVLSKQSVSPSFGASAQQTAVFGLGVAFAGMAIVVFALFRTLVPSGAVVVSALGDILVPMALMNVFGIKLSLGTVAALLMLIGYSVDSDILLTNHVLRRSGGFYESVDRAMKTGVTMTVTSLCAMAVMAVVAYLFGIDLMASIGIILVFGLATDLVNTYMLNLSLLRWYKYEGVAR
- a CDS encoding DUF5811 family protein is translated as MNANTPYAGPQGAGITGDDLSAGQRRSLRTSVSRIAARTRDFLPDEFVVGSEVRDGRDGLQVTVAVRPPVGNPVSAGFRPDFDADADDLIPADERDEVARGLAASAALQVKQVMTSDKYTPTAR
- the infB gene encoding translation initiation factor IF-2, whose translation is MSEQANSSTNQNLRTPIVAVLGHVDHGKTSLLDKIRGSTVIEGEAGAITQHIGATAVPLDVVSQVAGGLVDPTEFDLPGLLFIDTPGHHSFTTLRARGGALADIAILVVDVNDGFQPQTEEAIRILKETGTPFVVAANKIDTVPGWNPQEDAPVQQTYEAQSDRVRQSLDEELYRIIGNLSDEGFSSDLYWRVQDFRANIGVIPVSAKTGEGVPDLLTVLMGLAQRYMKEDMEINLAGPGAGTVLEVKEEQGYGTTIDVILYDGTIRPGDTVVVGGGNDTIVTEVRALLKPKALAEMRAEKRFEQVDELRAASGVKIAAPDLDDAMAGAPVRVVGDRDVDDVIEEVEAELASAQVETEEEGVVVKADTLGSLEAMANALEAAEIPVMRAEVGDIAPRDIAVATTVNDESHRAILGFNVDVYPDAEQRAEEKGVHLFTNDVIYQLVDDYDTFVEEREREQREAVFDNIMRPARFQILQDHVFRQNDPAVVGVEVLSGTLKRNTPVGVFEGNDIRRVGTVKGIQDQGEDVDEVRAGERVSVSIDGPTIGRDVDEGDELWVDLPEKHAKVLEQELLEEIPMDEREALHMFLETHRKRDPFWGK